Proteins from a genomic interval of Pseudophryne corroboree isolate aPseCor3 chromosome 4, aPseCor3.hap2, whole genome shotgun sequence:
- the LOC134910976 gene encoding uncharacterized protein LOC134910976: MTDAKPVSTPIYKSTKMVKAMSPSRKGEILEMQEIPYQNAVGSLMYVSIETRPDITHAVSRASQFANNPGRQHWIAVKRILRYLKGTSSLKLRFTRSTDNSLKVFCDTDWASDEDDRCSYTGYLFALAGAAVSWASRKQPTVALSTAEAEYRALTETSKEALWIKESLCELGLLYHSEIMNIKCDNK, encoded by the coding sequence atgacagatgcaaaaccagtaagtactcccatttacaaaagtacaaagatggtcaaggccatgtcaccaagtagaAAGGGAGAGATAttggaaatgcaagaaatcccttatcaaaatgctgttggtagtttgatgtatgtaAGTATTGAAACacgacctgacatcacacatgcagtgagtcgggcaagccagttcgcaaataatcctgggagacaacactggattgcagtaaagagaatactaaggtacctcaaaggcacaagttcactaaagctgagatttacaagaTCGACAGATAACAGCCTAAAAGTATTCTGTGATACCGACTGGgcatcagatgaggatgatagatgttcttatactggatacctgtttgcactggcaggagcagccgtaagctgggcaagtaggaaacaacccacagttgctctttctacagcAGAGGCAGAGTACAgggcgctcacagaaacttcaaaagaagcgctttggataaaAGAGTctttatgtgaattaggtcttctttaccacagtgagatcatgaacataaagtgtgataacaagtga